Proteins from a genomic interval of Sulfurimonas sp. HSL3-2:
- a CDS encoding hemolysin III family protein, with amino-acid sequence MSEHIQDSLREQTRGEELANSISHTVAFIAMLVGTPFLIINAVKQGDVGQIVGTSIFSATAILLYLSSAIYHGLVVGKAKDLFRIIENSAIFFLIAGTYTPFTLGVLKGGWGWSIFGVVWGLVVVGVALKVFERKPHPVISMILYLLMGWLMIVAAYPLFVKMPIEGIVLLVTGGLFYTLGVVFFLTDHKLRYGHLIWHLFVMAGTACHYFAVLWYAL; translated from the coding sequence ATGAGTGAACATATCCAAGACTCCTTACGCGAACAAACACGAGGTGAAGAACTCGCAAACAGCATTAGCCACACCGTAGCATTCATCGCGATGCTGGTCGGGACGCCTTTTCTCATCATAAATGCAGTGAAGCAGGGAGATGTCGGACAGATCGTCGGTACCAGTATCTTTTCTGCGACTGCGATACTGCTTTATCTCTCCTCTGCTATCTACCATGGACTTGTTGTGGGAAAGGCAAAAGACCTCTTTAGGATCATCGAGAACTCCGCTATATTCTTTCTTATTGCAGGCACATACACACCTTTTACACTTGGTGTATTAAAAGGAGGGTGGGGCTGGAGTATTTTTGGTGTTGTCTGGGGTCTTGTGGTCGTCGGGGTCGCGCTGAAAGTCTTTGAAAGAAAACCCCATCCCGTTATCTCTATGATCCTCTACCTTCTGATGGGTTGGCTTATGATCGTCGCGGCTTATCCTTTGTTTGTCAAGATGCCCATAGAGGGTATAGTCTTGCTTGTTACCGGAGGCTTGTTCTACACTCTTGGCGTGGTGTTCTTTTTAACAGACCACAAGTTGCGCTATGGACATTTGATCTGGCATCTTTTTGTTATGGCCGGAACCGCATGTCACTACTTCGCGGTTCTCTGGTATGCCCTCTGA
- a CDS encoding DASS family sodium-coupled anion symporter → MSEQFIQVKKISTAVLVGVVIYFLSFSFFSIAQSSLLGIIAFLVVLWTNEGLPLAVVSLMPIVLFPAFGILSTKETSINYSNPIIYLFLGGFLLAIAVEKTGLHRYLAEKILSFFPKTARGIIFSLIVTSALLSSILSNTTTTLLLIPIAIYLTEDARLKMRFALAIAYGASVGGIMTPIGTPPNLILLGIMQEHSLALIPFFKWIWMVAPLSLAMIAVVGSLLSIGVKNIKLQRDAQKLSLTKDQKKVVFILLGLMALLLLNAPIRPYWNGLGFNESAMLLAAGLLLFVAPFDILNWMQDKEHIPYRIMFLFGAGFSIADAFSKIGLANELAGYILQVTTLSPMLLILFVAVMITFTTEITSNTALISIMLPVIYAVAQKAGINTTLFMMIATICASYAFMLPIATPPNAIAMSSGVVHVKTMMKYGLVLNIVGIILVVLIAEFFWKNVL, encoded by the coding sequence TTGAGTGAGCAGTTTATACAGGTAAAAAAGATATCGACAGCGGTTTTAGTGGGCGTTGTCATCTACTTTCTCTCATTCTCTTTTTTCAGCATTGCACAGAGCTCTTTACTTGGTATCATCGCTTTTTTAGTCGTCTTGTGGACGAACGAGGGGCTTCCACTAGCAGTAGTGTCTTTGATGCCCATCGTGCTTTTTCCCGCTTTTGGAATACTCTCGACAAAAGAGACATCCATAAACTACTCAAATCCCATCATATACCTCTTTTTAGGCGGTTTCTTACTTGCTATTGCCGTTGAGAAGACGGGGCTTCATCGTTACTTGGCTGAGAAGATACTCTCCTTTTTCCCAAAGACGGCTCGAGGGATCATCTTCTCTTTGATAGTGACATCCGCACTTTTAAGCTCCATCCTTTCAAACACGACGACCACGCTTCTGCTCATCCCCATCGCTATCTATCTGACGGAGGATGCAAGACTGAAGATGCGCTTTGCGCTTGCCATCGCTTACGGTGCGAGTGTGGGCGGCATCATGACCCCCATCGGCACACCGCCGAACCTCATACTGCTTGGCATCATGCAGGAACACTCTTTAGCGCTGATACCGTTTTTTAAATGGATATGGATGGTCGCACCTCTTTCACTTGCTATGATAGCCGTTGTCGGATCTTTGCTGAGCATCGGTGTCAAAAACATAAAGCTGCAAAGAGATGCGCAGAAGCTGTCACTTACCAAGGATCAGAAGAAAGTCGTTTTCATTCTGCTCGGGTTGATGGCACTGCTACTTTTAAACGCTCCCATCAGACCCTACTGGAACGGTTTGGGATTTAACGAGAGTGCTATGCTTTTGGCCGCGGGGCTTCTTCTGTTTGTCGCTCCTTTTGACATACTCAACTGGATGCAGGACAAGGAGCATATCCCCTACAGGATCATGTTTCTCTTTGGTGCGGGCTTTTCCATAGCCGATGCGTTCTCAAAGATAGGTCTGGCAAACGAACTTGCAGGTTACATCCTGCAGGTCACGACGCTCTCTCCGATGCTGCTGATACTCTTTGTCGCGGTGATGATAACTTTTACGACGGAGATCACCTCGAACACGGCGCTTATCTCCATAATGCTGCCGGTGATCTATGCAGTTGCACAAAAGGCGGGCATAAACACGACACTGTTTATGATGATAGCGACCATCTGCGCCTCATACGCTTTTATGCTGCCTATCGCCACCCCTCCAAACGCCATCGCGATGAGCAGCGGAGTCGTTCATGTAAAAACGATGATGAAATATGGCTTAGTTTTAAATATTGTAGGTATAATTTTAGTCGTTTTAATAGCCGAATTTTTTTGGAAAAATGTATTATAA